One window from the genome of Novipirellula galeiformis encodes:
- a CDS encoding DUF3748 domain-containing protein encodes MTTFLPADSHRFHERQITFAPTNHLLTNLGVWSHDGNWIYYDVRSDAAGSLFDGTRIERVNVESGDVEVVYQAQHGACVGVVTASPCEDKIVFIHGPENPSDDWAYAAWHRRGVTLELQSRNPGTPHSVANLDARDLVPPYTAGALRGGTHVHVISGDGRWISFTYEDHVLATSADANAQQNQRNVGVSVTDSAVLVPATHPRNHAGEAFSVLVTKTVDRPNPGSDEILRAYSDAWVGSNGYVRSDRSRQTRALAFIGDVVTQSGDVVPELFVVDVPDDVTVAGDAPLCGTASTRPEPPRGTVQRRLTHTAERKHPGLGNVRHWPRSSPDGSKIAFLMRDDAGLTQLWLASPIEPGIRQLTHNEFSIESAFTFRCDGLAIACVVGGCVCEVDVCNGKTTPLTSPTDPAIKPRPEAVVYSPDGTRVAYLRPDMSVAGTTNQVFVAETQWGRENER; translated from the coding sequence ATGACAACGTTCCTTCCCGCTGACAGCCATCGTTTTCACGAACGGCAAATCACCTTTGCCCCCACTAACCATCTGTTAACCAACCTCGGTGTTTGGTCGCACGATGGCAACTGGATTTATTACGATGTTCGCAGTGATGCCGCAGGCTCGTTGTTTGATGGTACACGGATTGAACGAGTCAACGTCGAATCCGGTGATGTCGAAGTGGTTTACCAAGCCCAGCATGGGGCTTGCGTCGGCGTCGTCACGGCGAGTCCCTGTGAAGACAAGATCGTCTTCATCCATGGCCCAGAGAACCCCAGCGACGATTGGGCCTATGCCGCTTGGCATCGTCGCGGCGTGACGCTCGAACTGCAGTCGCGTAACCCCGGTACGCCGCACTCGGTTGCTAATCTTGATGCTCGCGACTTAGTGCCGCCGTATACGGCCGGCGCGCTCCGCGGTGGTACTCATGTGCACGTCATTAGCGGTGATGGCCGTTGGATCAGTTTTACTTACGAAGACCATGTTCTGGCAACTTCCGCCGATGCCAATGCGCAACAAAACCAACGCAATGTTGGAGTCTCGGTGACCGATTCTGCCGTCTTAGTCCCCGCCACTCACCCGCGCAATCACGCGGGCGAAGCCTTTAGCGTGCTTGTCACCAAGACGGTTGATCGGCCCAATCCGGGCAGCGACGAAATCCTGCGAGCCTACAGCGATGCTTGGGTCGGAAGCAACGGCTACGTTCGTAGCGATCGCTCGCGGCAAACCCGAGCGTTGGCCTTTATCGGAGACGTGGTGACGCAGAGTGGCGACGTCGTTCCTGAGTTGTTCGTGGTGGATGTCCCCGACGACGTGACGGTGGCTGGCGACGCGCCGTTGTGTGGCACTGCGTCAACGCGACCGGAGCCGCCGCGGGGCACGGTTCAGCGGCGATTAACCCATACGGCGGAACGTAAACACCCAGGGCTTGGCAACGTTCGACATTGGCCACGCAGCAGTCCCGACGGCAGCAAAATTGCGTTCTTAATGCGAGACGACGCCGGACTCACGCAACTGTGGCTCGCATCGCCAATCGAGCCAGGTATTCGTCAATTGACGCACAACGAGTTCTCGATCGAGTCCGCGTTTACGTTTCGATGCGATGGTCTCGCGATCGCTTGTGTGGTGGGGGGCTGCGTCTGTGAAGTGGATGTTTGCAACGGCAAGACGACGCCTTTGACGTCCCCAACGGATCCTGCGATTAAACCTCGTCCGGAGGCGGTCGTTTATTCACCCGATGGGACGCGCGTTGCTTATCTGCGTCCCGACATGTCGGTCGCAGGAACGACCAATCAAGTCTTTGTTGCGGAGACGCAGTGGGGACGCGAGAACGAGCGGTGA
- a CDS encoding zinc-ribbon domain-containing protein, with product MSSKSDKYASFIDHPRYGRRPNVTGLNPNPMHRGVHLHWNTTSHNEIVAQFEAVVGKPWPYGDTTSYTDRPKRIANTAIVADLSRQTPATVPVTHYFDLERKCRDCERPFIFFAKEQKHWYEVLGFGLDSDCVRCVDCRKKLQGIARTREIFETLFHVESKTVEQRLQMADACLFLIESNVFSSRQTERVRRLLNSIPDDADVSERSRHLDRMNRILADERKSSEPSVAPKSRELGQ from the coding sequence ATGTCAAGCAAATCCGACAAGTACGCCTCGTTTATTGACCATCCGAGATATGGCAGACGTCCGAACGTTACGGGACTGAACCCGAATCCAATGCATCGTGGCGTCCACTTGCATTGGAACACAACGTCCCATAACGAGATTGTTGCTCAATTCGAAGCAGTCGTTGGCAAGCCATGGCCATACGGAGACACCACTTCCTACACCGACCGCCCGAAACGCATCGCCAACACGGCAATCGTTGCAGACCTTTCCAGACAAACACCGGCTACGGTCCCCGTAACCCATTACTTTGACCTCGAGCGAAAATGTCGCGATTGCGAGCGACCATTCATTTTCTTCGCCAAGGAACAAAAGCACTGGTACGAAGTGCTTGGCTTCGGCCTAGACTCCGACTGCGTTCGCTGTGTCGATTGCCGAAAGAAGCTGCAAGGGATTGCGCGAACGCGAGAAATATTTGAGACGCTGTTCCATGTTGAAAGCAAAACGGTCGAGCAACGACTACAGATGGCCGATGCATGCCTTTTTCTGATCGAATCGAACGTGTTTTCTTCGCGTCAAACGGAGCGTGTGCGGCGTCTCTTGAATTCGATTCCAGATGACGCGGACGTGAGTGAACGGTCAAGGCATTTGGATAGGATGAATCGCATTCTGGCGGATGAAAGGAAGAGCAGCGAACCAAGCGTTGCACCCAAGTCACGCGAGTTGGGTCAATAA
- a CDS encoding DUF1569 domain-containing protein, translated as MENQTTAPADADRHPTRLNPTAGKTRRELKFNELTDAVSECERLLGSGYVRNGNWSLGQICRHMKLTIEANMHGYPTWMSILGYPLRPLLRWLVLPRLLSGHSPSGVKTAPMFVPPMDLDDATEVSAFTACVLKFQSNTGPLHPHPGFGPMDRDGFNQFHAAHAAHHLRFLEPAVEDSSKSVGQQCDQSISRSRVTLK; from the coding sequence ATGGAAAATCAAACCACCGCCCCCGCTGACGCCGATCGTCATCCGACGAGATTGAATCCGACGGCAGGGAAAACCCGCCGTGAACTGAAATTCAACGAGCTTACTGACGCGGTGTCCGAATGCGAACGCTTGCTCGGGTCTGGATACGTTCGCAACGGCAATTGGTCTCTTGGGCAAATTTGTCGACACATGAAGTTGACAATCGAGGCCAACATGCATGGCTATCCAACGTGGATGTCAATTTTGGGATATCCCCTCCGACCGCTTTTGCGTTGGTTAGTTCTGCCACGTCTGCTTTCGGGCCATTCGCCTTCCGGCGTGAAGACGGCTCCAATGTTCGTGCCGCCAATGGATCTTGACGACGCCACCGAGGTCAGTGCGTTTACCGCTTGCGTTTTAAAGTTCCAATCAAACACTGGACCGCTGCATCCCCATCCGGGATTTGGTCCAATGGATCGCGACGGCTTCAATCAATTCCACGCGGCACATGCGGCCCACCACTTGAGATTCCTGGAGCCTGCAGTTGAGGATTCGTCGAAAAGCGTCGGACAACAATGCGACCAATCGATATCGCGGAGCCGGGTGACTTTGAAATAG